Proteins from a genomic interval of Yarrowia lipolytica chromosome 1E, complete sequence:
- a CDS encoding uncharacterized protein (Compare to YALI0E12023g, similar to Saccharomyces cerevisiae ECO1 (YFR027W); ancestral locus Anc_1.350, weakly similar to uniprot|P43605 Saccharomyces cerevisiae YFR027w ECO1 involved in sister chromatid cohesion during replication) has protein sequence MKTYRAKRKYLSESEDDVFSSSPTQSPETSPLQPPNESRLNIKAAQAVSPCQKRAKVVKKPAKTKAPVQMTLSLGQTTSTTCKTCGMTYQVAYGPDISAHKSFHSTALNGPKWKPSVSAVVVDKSKTYTVYKSRLLSHPCVSQFLKLVNSELNAPEPILSSQAAVYVYVVDQRAVGCVLVDRITKCRHVDIQTGTLGLKEYPAVMGVSRMYVSQLFRRTGIVTKLLDLAKSDFIYGMELEKNQVAFTQPSEGGLKVAENWAGTVRVYREGE, from the coding sequence ATGAAAACATACCGAGCCAAGCGAAAATACCTGTCGGAATCGGAAGACGACGTGttttcttcatcaccaacacagTCACCCGAAACCTCGCCTCTACAGCCCCCCAATGAGTCACGACTCAACATAAAAGCAGCTCAAGCCGTCTCGCCATGTCAGAAACGAGCCAAGGTCGTCAAGAAACCAGCAAAAACAAAAGCACCGGTCCAGATGACCCTGTCGCTGGGACAGACGACTTCTACCACCTGCAAGACGTGTGGAATGACCTACCAGGTGGCTTATGGTCCTGATATCTCTGCTCACAAGAGCTTTCACAGCACGGCCCTCAACGGACCCAAATGGAAGCCCTCAGTGTCGGCAGTCGTGGTGGACAAATCTAAGACGTACACAGTGTACAAGTCGCGGCTGTTGAGTCATCCCTGTGTCAGCCAGTTTCTGAAACTCGTCAACTCGGAACTCAATGCGCCAGAGCCCATTCTGTCCTCTCAGGCAGCTGTCTACGTCTACGTGGTGGATCAGCGGGCAGTAGGATGCGTGCTAGTGGATAGAATCACAAAATGCCGTCACGTGGACATTCAGACTGGTACTTTGGGCCTCAAAGAGTACCCTGCAGTCATGGGAGTGTCTCGAATGTACGTGTCGCAGCTGTTTCGACGAACGGGCATCGTGACCAAGTTGCTGGACCTGGCGAAAAGTGACTTCATCTACGGAATGGAGCTTGAAAAGAACCAAGTGGCATTCACTCAGCCAAGCGAGGGAGGTCTAAAGGTGGCCGAAAACTGGGCGGGGACCGTTCGTGTCTACAGAGAGGGAGAGTAG
- a CDS encoding uncharacterized protein (Compare to YALI0E12067g, similar to Saccharomyces cerevisiae MAK32 (YCR019W); ancestral locus Anc_1.440, similar to uniprot|P23060 Saccharomyces cerevisiae YCR019w MAK32 necessary for structural stability of L-A dsRNA-containing particles) — translation MTWFTTMGMFIIDEIHFETHSVYDIVGGAGTYGVLGARFFAKQDKAKDIGWIVDAGNDFPQSVEEQITSWDTGLVMRRDPSRKTTRGWNSYGDNDLRSFKYLTPKKRIEVSDLQECGLDSSRSIHVICSPDRCMKICSDLANGPRQDQQVFLWEPVPDCCCPETFPTMLQALNSVQVLSPNCHEAALFVGIPEPTTVSEIESLVYDYWAPHLDKLKTVFVLRCGKLGVLVYSDKKLKWYPAYHQSSEKVIDPTGGGNTFVGGFLYGYLESDGDLDTAASYGNVAAGLAVEQVGVPLLTYQRGQELWNDTTIEQRLDVYASLLKASN, via the coding sequence ATGACCTGGTTCACCACCATGGGGATGTTCATCATCGATGAAATCCACTTTGAAACTCACTCGGTATACGACATTGTTGGAGGAGCGGGAACTTACGGGGTTCTTGGAGCGCGTTTCTTTGCCAAACAagacaaggccaaggacatTGGATGGATTGTGGACGCTGGAAACGACTTTCCGCAGTCGGTAGAGGAACAGATTACAAGCTGGGACACAGGTTTAGTCATGCGAAGAGATCCGAGTAGAAAAACCACCAGGGGATGGAACTCTTATGGAGATAACGACCTTCGAAGCTTCAAGTATCTGACACCAAAGAAACGGATAGAGGTGTCGGATCTCCAGGAATGTGGTCTGGACTCTTCTCGTAGCATCCACGTCATCTGCTCTCCGGATCGATGCATGAAAATCTGCTCTGATTTGGCCAATGGACCTCGACAAGACCAGCAGGTGTTCCTATGGGAACCTGTGCCTGACTGTTGTTGTCCGGAAACGTTTCCGACCATGCTACAGGCTCTCAATTCCGTCCAGGTACTTTCTCCAAACTGCCACGAGGCTGCTTTGTTTGTAGGTATTCCTGAACCTACGACAGTGTCCGAAATCGAGTCTCTAGTCTACGACTATTGGGCTCCTCATCTTGACAAGCTGAAAACGGTGTTTGTGCTGCGATGTGGCAAGCTCGGAGTGTTGGTCTACAGtgacaagaagctcaaaTGGTACCCTGCGTACCACCAGAGCTCGGAGAAGGTGATTGATCCCACTGGAGGGGGAAATACATTTGTGGGAGGCTTCCTGTACGGCTATCTTGAGAGCGACGGAGACCTGGACACTGCTGCGTCGTATGGAAACGTCGCAGCTGGATTGGCAGTCGAGCAGGTTGGAGTTCCTCTTCTGACCTACCAACGCGGACAAGAGCTGTGGAATGACACTACCATCGAGCAGAGATTGGACGTGTACGCTTCTTTGTTGAAGGCCAGCAACTAG
- a CDS encoding uncharacterized protein (Truncated form of YALI0E12081g, similar to Saccharomyces cerevisiae UBC8 (YEL012W); ancestral locus Anc_1.436, similar to uniprot|P28263 Saccharomyces cerevisiae YEL012w UBC8 E2 ubiquitin-conjugating enzyme), with product MKLLMSDYEVTLVNDSMQEFYVRFEGPEETPFQGGIWKIHVELPNEYPYKSPSIGFVNKIFHPNIDELSGSVCLDVINQTWSPMFDMVNIFEVFLPQLLRYPNPSDPLNGEASGMLMREPKQYEEKVKDYVTKYASNDSVSAEKDISDDDDLSSIGSFSDDDEEPAGELEV from the exons ATGAAGTT GCTAATGAGCGACTACGAAGTGACGCTGGTCAATGATAGCATGCAGGAGTTTTACGTGCGGTTTGAAGGACCGGAAGAAACACCGTTCCAGGGAGGAATATGGAAGATCCACGTGGAACTGCCAAACGAGTACCCATACAAGTCGCCCTCCATCGGCTTTGTCAACAAGATCTTCCACCCAAATATCGACGAGCTCAGCGGGAGCGTGTGCCTCGATGTCATCAACCAGACGTGGTCCCCCATGTTTGACATGGTCAACATCTTTGAGGTCTTCCTGCCTCAGCTGCTGCGATATCCGAATCCCAGCGATCCTCTCAACGGAGAGGCCTCGGGTATGCTGATGCGAGAGCCCAAGCAGTacgaggagaaggtcaaggactACGTGACCAAGTACGCCAGCAACGACTCTGTGTCGGCAGAGAAGGACATTTCTGACGATGACGATCTCAGCAGCATTGGCTCGTTttctgacgacgacgaggagcccGCCGGAGAGTTGGAAGTCTAG
- a CDS encoding uncharacterized protein (Compare to YALI0E12045g, some similarities with uniprot|Q6CC51 Yarrowia lipolytica YALI0C12452g), whose amino-acid sequence MSYNCLPPAAPKVLVEICGPALAVVEPDTATVYTHDPSNLTRVPNAGYQVSDQTSIRFMTAHKTQLATLDTANVLHLAVFDLTKKKDHFCQVAEWKLPKSDIFTSVCWNHDGTALVLSTTNGTLYRVNTLTHQMDPFGAMIGGAVTSVSAAPCGDNIFAIAHKSGSISVLRITHQLEVYHTFKLSSRGSGTDFSKDSESEPATTPVYALTTAWHYSSRDPSNQSLAAIDSNNKIQVWSVSLKSMVRKIRCFGLPDGAHTASPIWWTKGGSLFHALNDSRVCVHNVKTSNVSTKIISTGKIVSCCIKSNRGKAWMATTGGIEFLDLVGGDKKMENRKRGSDSSEGSVEQVKELALPTPELLPSPPRPLPRRTPLIPIPTEAPPPPPPSAGAQSDSWDDESDGPSSAFSNTRSSNTSADTLPGSEYDVPVKPLLNCRPKTRFSGQTTPTRNEMLPIDTSRISLFHIVMSVPDPMAEKALSPSLSWESQALRVLFDWESSCYELIQSQRTEDNTIANFYLGQWLNDSDYTLNIDSLESTLSPTQSTALLCLSLLDREPTKVDKAISVHISRVRRRLPSAALDTHYVCTTLLSLGLAHQAIHVYQQLGFYMEAVILGILYAQSIEETLDLWMYSAASSDMWPDGVVHRCSVLMSLVNPQVSYPVNFDDTDLGGNLPPSLRKLSLDDLLKSSRDQNLLLDSPMIPHEEFSVGIDSPTLMPIDFDFNKPPNFSRRGRTPKTSPNLI is encoded by the coding sequence ATGTCCTACAACTGTCTGCCTCCAGCAGCCCCCAAAGTTCTGGTGGAGATCTGTGGACCTGCCCTGGCTGTAGTAGAACCCGACACTGCGACTGTCTATACCCACGACCCCTCCAACCTGACCCGAGTGCCCAATGCGGGCTACCAGGTGTCCGACCAGACCAGTATTCGGTTTATGACTGCCCACAAGACTCAGCTGGCGACTCTCGACACAGCCAACGTGCTTCATCTGGCAGTATTCGACCTgaccaaaaagaaggaccACTTTTGTCAGGTAGCCGAATGGAAGCTGCCGAAATCGGATATCTTCACCAGCGTGTGCTGGAACCATGATGGAACAGCCCTGGTGCTCAGCACAACTAACGGAACCCTCTATAGAGTCAACACTCTCACTCATCAGATGGATCCCTTTGGTGCCATGATTGGAGGAGCAGTGACCTCGGTTTCGGCAGCTCCCTGCGGCGACAACATCTTTGCAATTGCTCACAAAAGCGGCTCCATCTCGGTGCTCAGAATTACACACCAACTGGAAGTTTACCATACATTCAAGCTCAGTTCACGAGGCTCCGGTACCGACTTCTCCAAGGACAGCGAGTCCGAACCTGCCACAACTCCCGTCTACGCTCTTACAACGGCATGGCACTACTCCTCAAGAGACCCCTCTAACCAGTCACTTGCCGCCATAGACTCAAACAACAAGATCCAGGTGTGGTCTGTGAGTCTCAAGTCCATGGTGAGAAAGATTCGGTGCTTTGGACTGCCTGATGGAGCTCACACTGCGTCTCCCATATGGTGGACAAAGGGCGGATCGCTGTTCCACGCCCTCAATGACTCCCGAGTGTGCGTCCACAACGTTAAGACATCGAACGTGTCAACCAAAATCATTTCGACCGGGAAAATTGTGTCTTGCTGTATCAAAAGCAACCGAGGCAAGGCCTGGATGGCAACCACCGGGGGTATCGAGTtccttgaccttgtagGAGGAGATAAAAAGATGGAAAACAGAAAGAGAGGAAGCGATAGCAGCGAAGGGAGCGTCGAGCAAGTCAAGGAACTCGCTCTTCCTACACCTGAACTGCTACCTTCACCTCCCCGACCTCTTCCCAGACGAACGCCCTTGATTCCCATTCCTACAGAAgctccccctccccctcctccttcagctGGAGCCCAGTCCGACTCTTGGGACGATGAATCTGATGGACCCTCCTCAGCATTCTCAAACACccgcagcagcaacacctCCGCAGATACTCTTCCTGGCTCCGAATATGATGTGCCAGTGAAACCTCTCCTCAACTGTCGACCAAAGACCCGATTCTCAGGACAGACCACGCCTACTAGAAACGAAATGCTGCCTATCGACACCTCGCGTATCTCGCTTTTCCACATTGTCATGTCCGTACCGGACCCAATGGCCGAAAAGGCTCTATCTCCAAGCTTGTCTTGGGAATCCCAGGCTCTCCGGGTGCTGTTTGACTGGGAGTCGTCTTGCTACGAACTTATCCAGAGCCAGCGAACTGAAGACAACACCATCGCCAACTTCTACCTCGGCCAATGGCTCAACGACAGCGACTATACTCTCAACATTGACTCTCTGGAAAGCACTCTGTCACCCACACAATCCACAGCTCTACTATGTCTGTCTCTACTTGATAGAGAACCCACCAAGGTCGACAAGGCCATCTCGGTGCACATTTCCCGTGTCCGAAGACGCCTTCCCTCGGCTGCTCTCGATACTCATTATGTCTGTACCActcttctgtctctggGACTGGCTCACCAGGCGATTCATGTCTACCAGCAGCTGGGATTCTACATGGAGGCAGTTATTCTCGGAATTCTCTACGCCCAGAGTATCGAGGAGACGCTTGATCTGTGGATGTACTCTGCTGCCTCCAGTGACATGTGGCCAGATGGAGTTGTTCATCGATGCTCCGTTCTCATGTCTCTGGTCAACCCACAGGTGTCCTACCCGGTCAACTTTGACGACACAGATCTAGGCGGTAATCTCCCCCCTAGCCTCAGAAAGCTGTCTCTAGATGATCTCCTCAAGTCTTCGCGAGACCAaaatctgcttcttgacTCGCCCATGATCCCCCATGAGGAGTTCTCGGTCGGCATTGACTCCCCTACCCTCATGCCCATTGACTTTGATTTCAACAAACCCCCCAACTTCAGCAGACGGGGCCGAACGCCTAAAACTTCGCCCAATCTGATCTGA
- a CDS encoding uncharacterized protein (Compare to YALI0E12001g, weakly similar to uniprot|Q07807 Saccharomyces cerevisiae YLL013c transcript-specific regulator of mRNA degradation), whose translation MTGRAQSNNWDRSPPSRGIWGEYNKSHIVPYGPPTNTDTPTWSRAPSFQQERDLAPGGVGRKNSQGEEINPAYNPIRSGSFSGGISLIRSGNDIRRDSSMLPHPDHQFASKHFSFNDVEMQRPHLQAPEIFNPSQAHAPIPASGSSFLSRFSNIGDATRDAELNLGSRKASPEDASGFGLVSRRTSTSSASPIWNNTGSPPAQQTKLHIDEVTDQMQTFTPFVPYERYYDYGADMGAAGTGVGAGLPNVAGVAPSGLPASGAPIGPASMTMGGMPSMGGMPGMAGLTQSPQAPTAAVSNGHDFYGFRGRPSPRKYGVKEFFPNGLDDEVEVSKKKGSPEQIVAKPVTTRTPTNKASVVAAPEADIASVPATTAVPTTPTPPRVESRDTNSAASAPPSSSSRRKRDGYRSPLLEEFRNNKSKKFELKDLQGHIVEFSGDQHGSRFIQQQLESASGEEKSAIFEEIRPSSLQLMTDVFGNYVVQKFFVHGSNAQKAVLTKQMEGHVLSLSLQMYGCRVVQKAIEYVDTAKQAHLINELDKHVLRCVKDQNGNHVIQKAIEKIPPQHIQFIINAFNEQVYQLATHPYGCRVIQRMLEHCEEAQAAILAELHNYAYHLIQDQYGNYVIQHVLEQGAPDDKEAMMLVIKQHVLIFSRHKFASNVVEKCVIYGNRRQRRALIEEIATEREDGTLPITVMMKDQFANYVIQKLLDVSEGEDFDLLVSIIKPHLASLKKYSYGKHLASIERLVLLSEGGE comes from the coding sequence ATGACCGGCCGCGCCCAGTCCAACAATTGGGACCGGTCTCCGCCCTCCCGAGGCATATGGGGTGAGTATAACAAGAGCCACATAGTCCCGTACGGGCCCccaactaacacagacacccCAACATGGTCCCGAGCCCCGTCCTTCCAACAAGAACGAGACCTGGCCCCCGGTGGCGTGGGCCGCAAAAACTCgcaaggagaagaaatcAACCCCGCATACAACCCCATCCGAAGCGGCTCCTTTTCCGGCGGCATTTCCCTCATCCGCTCTGGCAATGATATCCGCAGAGACTCCTCCATGCTGCCACACCCCGACCACCAGTTTGCCTCCAAACACTTCAGCTTCAACGACGTGGAAATGCAGCGGCCCCACCTACAGGCCCCGGAAATCTTCAACCCGTCTCAGGCCCACGCGCCCATCCCTGCCAGTGGAAGCTCATTTTTGTCCCGGTTCTCCAACATCGGAGACGCCACAAGAGACGCAGAGCTCAACCTGGGCTCTCGAAAGGCTTCACCCGAAGACGCTTCTGGTTTTGGACTGGTTTCTCGACGAACTTCCACCTCGTCCGCCAGCCCCATCTGGAACAATACGGGTTCTCCTCCTGCCCAGCAGACCAAGCTGCATATTGACGAGGTCACGGACCAGATGCAGACCTTCACTCCGTTTGTGCCCTACGAGAGATACTATGACTACGGCGCTGACATGGGCGCTGCAGGTACTGGTGTAGGTGCAGGACTGCCTAATGTTGCGGGTGTTGCTCCCAGTGGTCTTCCTGCCTCTGGTGCTCCCATTGGACCCGCTAGTATGACCATGGGAGGCATGCCCAGCATGGGAGGCATGCCCGGCATGGCCGGACTCACGCAGTCGCCACAGGCTCCCACAGCCGCTGTTTCCAACGGCCACGACTTTTATGGCTTCCGAGGCAGACCCTCACCCCGCAAGTACGGCGTCAAGGAGTTCTTCCCCAACGGCTTGGACGACGAAGTCGAAGTatccaagaagaagggctCTCCTGAGCAGATTGTCGCAAAGCCCGTCACTACGCGCACCCCTACTAATAAAGCCAGTGTGGTTGCTGCACCTGAGGCTGACATTGCTTCTGTTCCTGCAACCACCGCGGTGCCAACCACCCCTACTCCTCCCCGAGTTGAGTCCCGAGACACCAACAGTGCTGCCAGCGCTCCTccctcgtcatcatcgcGACGAAAGCGAGATGGCTACCGATCTCCCCTGCTTGAAGAGTTCCGAAAcaacaagtccaagaagttcgagctcaaggacctcCAGGGCCACATCGTGGAGTTCAGTGGTGACCAGCATGGATCTCGGTtcatccagcagcagctcgagtcTGCCAGCGGTGAGGAGAAAAGCGCGATTTTCGAGGAAAtccgtccttcttctctgcaGCTTATGACCGACGTGTTTGGCAACTATGTGGTCCAGAAGTTCTTTGTGCACGGTAGCAACGCCCAAAAGGCTGTTCTAACCAAGCAGATGGAGGGTCACGTGCTCAGCCTGTCGCTGCAGATGTATGGCTGCCGTGTCGTCCAGAAGGCCATTGAGTACGTCGACACTGCCAAACAGGCGCACCTGATCAATGAGCTAGATAAGCATGTGCTGCGATGTGTCAAGGACCAGAACGGAAACCATGTGATCCAAaaggccattgagaagATTCCCCCTCAGCACATTCAGTTTATTATCAACGCGTTCAACGAGCAGGTGTACCAGCTGGCCACACATCCTTACGGTTGCCGAGTCATTCAGCGAATGCTCGAGCACTGTGAAGAGGCCCAGGCGGCCATTCTGGCCGAGCTGCACAACTACGCCTACCACTTGATCCAGGACCAATATGGAAACTATGTGATTCAGCATGTGTTGGAGCAGGGCGCTCCTGACGATAAGGAGGCCATGATGCTGGTGATTAAGCAGCACGTGCTCATCTTCTCGCGACACAAGTTTGCGTCCAACGTTGTGGAGAAGTGTGTCATCTACGGTAACCGACGGCAGCGTCGGGCTCTGATTGAAGAGATTGCCACCGAGCGGGAGGATGGCACTCTCCCCATTACCGTCATGATGAAGGATCAGTTTGCCAACTACGTGATCCaaaagctgctggatgtCAGCGAGGGAGAGGATTTCGATCTTTTGGTGAGCATCATTAAGCCTCATCTGGCGTCGTTGAAGAAGTACAGTTACGGCAAGCATCTGGCTTCCATCGAGCGTCTAGTTCTTTTGTCCGAAGGTGGCGAATAG